A region of Gadus morhua chromosome 18, gadMor3.0, whole genome shotgun sequence DNA encodes the following proteins:
- the LOC115531675 gene encoding potassium voltage-gated channel subfamily C member 1 isoform X3, whose product MLSSVCVSSFKGRKGGNKSSNKACYSADMTCPSESEKIVINCGGVRHETYRSTLKTLPGTRLSFLTEPDAYNNFDYDPKLDEFFFDRHPSVFSFILNYYRTGKLHCPNDVCGPLFEEELAFWGIDETDVEACCWMNYRQHRDAEEALDSFENPEPEAPEDDPALCGADGDLKRLCMQEDARRAGWWKTWQPKIWALFEDPYSSKYARYVAFGSLLFILISISTFCMETHEAFNTIYNRTENVTVGNTTHEEIVYEVVTDSWLTYVEGMCVIWFTIEVLLRVTFCPDKAEFFKSTLNIIDFVAILPFYLEVGLSGLSSKAAKDVLGFLRVVRFVRILRIFKLTRHFVGLRVLGHTLRASTNEFLLLIIFLALGVLIFATMIYYAERIGADPDDPTAAKHTNFKNIPIGFWWAVVTMTTLGYGDMYPETWSGMLVGALCALAGVLTIAMPVPVIVNNFGMYYSLAMAKQKLPKKKNKHIPRAPQPGSPNYCKPDALAMATASPQRLLGNVLGGVIGSGGLAGDCPLAQEEIIEINRDSKQNGDAASAALANEDCPNIDQVLSPDERSPAVRGGPGGGGGGLGNSRERYQQDRACFLLNTREFRTTDGNVRKVLSF is encoded by the exons atgctcagCTCAGTCTGTGTCTCCTCTTTCAAAGGGCGCAAGGGTGGGAATAAGTCGTCCAACAAAGCATGTTACAGCGCAGACATGACTTGTCCGTCGGAAAGCGAGAAAATCGTGATCAACTGTGGCGGGGTGCGGCACGAGACATACCGGAGCACCCTAAAAACGTTACCGGGCACCCGCCTGTCGTTCCTCACTGAGCCGGACGCCTACAATAACTTCGACTACGACCCCAAACTGGACGAGTTCTTCTTCGATCGCCACCCGTCCGTTTTCTCCTTCATCCTCAACTACTACCGCACGGGCAAGCTGCACTGCCCCAACGACGTGTGCGGACCGCTCTTCGAGGAGGAGCTGGCCTTCTGGGGCATCGACGAGACGGACGTGGAGGCTTGCTGCTGGATGAACTACCGCCAGCACCGGGACGCGGAGGAGGCGCTGGACAGCTTCGAGAACCCCGAGCCCGAGGCGCCGGAGGATGACCCGGCGCTGTGCGGGGCGGACGGGGACCTGAAGCGGCTGTGCATGCAGGAGGATGCGCGGAGGGCGGGTTGGTGGAAGACCTGGCAGCCCAAGATATGGGCTCTGTTCGAGGACCCATACTCCTCCAAATACGCCCGG TACGTGGCGTTTGGATCcctgctcttcatcctcatctccatctccaccttcTGCATGGAGACGCACGAGGCCTTCAACACCATCTACAACCGGACGGAGAACGTCACGGTGGGGAACACCACCCACGAGGAGATCGTCTACGAGGTGGTGACCGACAGCTGGCTGACCTACGTGGAGGGCATGTGCGTGATCTGGTTCACCATCGAGGTGCTCCTCCGGGTGACCTTCTGCCCGGACAAGGCCGAGTTCTTCAAGAGCACCCTGAACATCATCGACTTCGTGGCCATCCTGCCCTTCTACCTGGAGGTGGGCCTCAGCGGCCTGTCCTCCAAGGCCGCCAAGGACGTGCTGGGCTTCCTGCGCGTGGTGCGCTTCGTGCGCATCCTGCGTATCTTCAAGCTGACGCGCCACTTTGTGGGGCTGCGCGTGCTCGGCCACACGCTGCGCGCCAGCACCAACGAGTTCCTGCTGCTCATCATCTTCCTGGCGCTGGGCGTCCTGATCTTCGCCACCATGATCTACTACGCCGAGCGCATCGGCGCCGACCCCGACGACCCCACCGCCGCCAAGCACACCAACTTCAAGAACATCCCCATCGGCTTCTGGTGGGCCGTGGTCACCATGACCACGCTGGGCTACGGGGACATGTACCCCGAGACCTGGTCGGGCATGCTGGTGGGGGCGCTGTGCGCTCTGGCCGGCGTGCTGACCATCGCCATGCCCGTGCCCGTCATCGTCAACAACTTTGGGATGTACTACTCCCTGGCCATGGCCAAGCAGAAGCTgcccaagaagaagaacaagcaCATCCCCCGCGCGCCACAACCCGGATCCCCCAACTACTGCAAGCCCGACGCCCTCGCGATGGCAACCGCATCGCCGCAAAGGCTCCTGGGAAATGTGCTAGGTGGCGTCATAGGATCTGGAGGATTGGCGGGAGACTGCCCCCTGGCTCAGGAGGAGATTATAGAGATCAACAGAG aCTCCAAGCAGAACGGCGACGCCGCCTCGGCCGCCCTGGCCAACGAGGACTGCCCCAACATCGACCAGGTGCTGAGCCCCGACGAGAGGAGCCCCGCCGTgagggggggtccggggggcggcgggggggggctggggaacAGCCGCGAGCGCTACCAGCAGGACCGCGCCTGCTTCCTCCTCAACACCAGGGAGTTCCGCACCACCGATGGCAACGTTCGCAAAG
- the LOC115531675 gene encoding potassium voltage-gated channel subfamily C member 1 isoform X2, whose product MLSSVCVSSFKGRKGGNKSSNKACYSADMTCPSESEKIVINCGGVRHETYRSTLKTLPGTRLSFLTEPDAYNNFDYDPKLDEFFFDRHPSVFSFILNYYRTGKLHCPNDVCGPLFEEELAFWGIDETDVEACCWMNYRQHRDAEEALDSFENPEPEAPEDDPALCGADGDLKRLCMQEDARRAGWWKTWQPKIWALFEDPYSSKYARYVAFGSLLFILISISTFCMETHEAFNTIYNRTENVTVGNTTHEEIVYEVVTDSWLTYVEGMCVIWFTIEVLLRVTFCPDKAEFFKSTLNIIDFVAILPFYLEVGLSGLSSKAAKDVLGFLRVVRFVRILRIFKLTRHFVGLRVLGHTLRASTNEFLLLIIFLALGVLIFATMIYYAERIGADPDDPTAAKHTNFKNIPIGFWWAVVTMTTLGYGDMYPETWSGMLVGALCALAGVLTIAMPVPVIVNNFGMYYSLAMAKQKLPKKKNKHIPRAPQPGSPNYCKPDALAMATASPQRLLGNVLGGVIGSGGLAGDCPLAQEEIIEINRDSKQNGDAASAALANEDCPNIDQVLSPDERSPAVRGGPGGGGGGLGNSRERYQQDRACFLLNTREFRTTDGNVRKELSPVSPLTEDWYKMEGSLLQQDLNANATSSWIKP is encoded by the exons atgctcagCTCAGTCTGTGTCTCCTCTTTCAAAGGGCGCAAGGGTGGGAATAAGTCGTCCAACAAAGCATGTTACAGCGCAGACATGACTTGTCCGTCGGAAAGCGAGAAAATCGTGATCAACTGTGGCGGGGTGCGGCACGAGACATACCGGAGCACCCTAAAAACGTTACCGGGCACCCGCCTGTCGTTCCTCACTGAGCCGGACGCCTACAATAACTTCGACTACGACCCCAAACTGGACGAGTTCTTCTTCGATCGCCACCCGTCCGTTTTCTCCTTCATCCTCAACTACTACCGCACGGGCAAGCTGCACTGCCCCAACGACGTGTGCGGACCGCTCTTCGAGGAGGAGCTGGCCTTCTGGGGCATCGACGAGACGGACGTGGAGGCTTGCTGCTGGATGAACTACCGCCAGCACCGGGACGCGGAGGAGGCGCTGGACAGCTTCGAGAACCCCGAGCCCGAGGCGCCGGAGGATGACCCGGCGCTGTGCGGGGCGGACGGGGACCTGAAGCGGCTGTGCATGCAGGAGGATGCGCGGAGGGCGGGTTGGTGGAAGACCTGGCAGCCCAAGATATGGGCTCTGTTCGAGGACCCATACTCCTCCAAATACGCCCGG TACGTGGCGTTTGGATCcctgctcttcatcctcatctccatctccaccttcTGCATGGAGACGCACGAGGCCTTCAACACCATCTACAACCGGACGGAGAACGTCACGGTGGGGAACACCACCCACGAGGAGATCGTCTACGAGGTGGTGACCGACAGCTGGCTGACCTACGTGGAGGGCATGTGCGTGATCTGGTTCACCATCGAGGTGCTCCTCCGGGTGACCTTCTGCCCGGACAAGGCCGAGTTCTTCAAGAGCACCCTGAACATCATCGACTTCGTGGCCATCCTGCCCTTCTACCTGGAGGTGGGCCTCAGCGGCCTGTCCTCCAAGGCCGCCAAGGACGTGCTGGGCTTCCTGCGCGTGGTGCGCTTCGTGCGCATCCTGCGTATCTTCAAGCTGACGCGCCACTTTGTGGGGCTGCGCGTGCTCGGCCACACGCTGCGCGCCAGCACCAACGAGTTCCTGCTGCTCATCATCTTCCTGGCGCTGGGCGTCCTGATCTTCGCCACCATGATCTACTACGCCGAGCGCATCGGCGCCGACCCCGACGACCCCACCGCCGCCAAGCACACCAACTTCAAGAACATCCCCATCGGCTTCTGGTGGGCCGTGGTCACCATGACCACGCTGGGCTACGGGGACATGTACCCCGAGACCTGGTCGGGCATGCTGGTGGGGGCGCTGTGCGCTCTGGCCGGCGTGCTGACCATCGCCATGCCCGTGCCCGTCATCGTCAACAACTTTGGGATGTACTACTCCCTGGCCATGGCCAAGCAGAAGCTgcccaagaagaagaacaagcaCATCCCCCGCGCGCCACAACCCGGATCCCCCAACTACTGCAAGCCCGACGCCCTCGCGATGGCAACCGCATCGCCGCAAAGGCTCCTGGGAAATGTGCTAGGTGGCGTCATAGGATCTGGAGGATTGGCGGGAGACTGCCCCCTGGCTCAGGAGGAGATTATAGAGATCAACAGAG aCTCCAAGCAGAACGGCGACGCCGCCTCGGCCGCCCTGGCCAACGAGGACTGCCCCAACATCGACCAGGTGCTGAGCCCCGACGAGAGGAGCCCCGCCGTgagggggggtccggggggcggcgggggggggctggggaacAGCCGCGAGCGCTACCAGCAGGACCGCGCCTGCTTCCTCCTCAACACCAGGGAGTTCCGCACCACCGATGGCAACGTTCGCAAAG
- the LOC115531675 gene encoding potassium voltage-gated channel subfamily C member 1 isoform X1, translating into MLSSVCVSSFKGRKGGNKSSNKACYSADMTCPSESEKIVINCGGVRHETYRSTLKTLPGTRLSFLTEPDAYNNFDYDPKLDEFFFDRHPSVFSFILNYYRTGKLHCPNDVCGPLFEEELAFWGIDETDVEACCWMNYRQHRDAEEALDSFENPEPEAPEDDPALCGADGDLKRLCMQEDARRAGWWKTWQPKIWALFEDPYSSKYARYVAFGSLLFILISISTFCMETHEAFNTIYNRTENVTVGNTTHEEIVYEVVTDSWLTYVEGMCVIWFTIEVLLRVTFCPDKAEFFKSTLNIIDFVAILPFYLEVGLSGLSSKAAKDVLGFLRVVRFVRILRIFKLTRHFVGLRVLGHTLRASTNEFLLLIIFLALGVLIFATMIYYAERIGADPDDPTAAKHTNFKNIPIGFWWAVVTMTTLGYGDMYPETWSGMLVGALCALAGVLTIAMPVPVIVNNFGMYYSLAMAKQKLPKKKNKHIPRAPQPGSPNYCKPDALAMATASPQRLLGNVLGGVIGSGGLAGDCPLAQEEIIEINRDSKQNGDAASAALANEDCPNIDQVLSPDERSPAVRGGPGGGGGGLGNSRERYQQDRACFLLNTREFRTTDGNVRKGCVLSRVSSADYDKSRSLTNVSGGSSLRLAPISSPSYEPPGPLHRCRSPIPSIL; encoded by the exons atgctcagCTCAGTCTGTGTCTCCTCTTTCAAAGGGCGCAAGGGTGGGAATAAGTCGTCCAACAAAGCATGTTACAGCGCAGACATGACTTGTCCGTCGGAAAGCGAGAAAATCGTGATCAACTGTGGCGGGGTGCGGCACGAGACATACCGGAGCACCCTAAAAACGTTACCGGGCACCCGCCTGTCGTTCCTCACTGAGCCGGACGCCTACAATAACTTCGACTACGACCCCAAACTGGACGAGTTCTTCTTCGATCGCCACCCGTCCGTTTTCTCCTTCATCCTCAACTACTACCGCACGGGCAAGCTGCACTGCCCCAACGACGTGTGCGGACCGCTCTTCGAGGAGGAGCTGGCCTTCTGGGGCATCGACGAGACGGACGTGGAGGCTTGCTGCTGGATGAACTACCGCCAGCACCGGGACGCGGAGGAGGCGCTGGACAGCTTCGAGAACCCCGAGCCCGAGGCGCCGGAGGATGACCCGGCGCTGTGCGGGGCGGACGGGGACCTGAAGCGGCTGTGCATGCAGGAGGATGCGCGGAGGGCGGGTTGGTGGAAGACCTGGCAGCCCAAGATATGGGCTCTGTTCGAGGACCCATACTCCTCCAAATACGCCCGG TACGTGGCGTTTGGATCcctgctcttcatcctcatctccatctccaccttcTGCATGGAGACGCACGAGGCCTTCAACACCATCTACAACCGGACGGAGAACGTCACGGTGGGGAACACCACCCACGAGGAGATCGTCTACGAGGTGGTGACCGACAGCTGGCTGACCTACGTGGAGGGCATGTGCGTGATCTGGTTCACCATCGAGGTGCTCCTCCGGGTGACCTTCTGCCCGGACAAGGCCGAGTTCTTCAAGAGCACCCTGAACATCATCGACTTCGTGGCCATCCTGCCCTTCTACCTGGAGGTGGGCCTCAGCGGCCTGTCCTCCAAGGCCGCCAAGGACGTGCTGGGCTTCCTGCGCGTGGTGCGCTTCGTGCGCATCCTGCGTATCTTCAAGCTGACGCGCCACTTTGTGGGGCTGCGCGTGCTCGGCCACACGCTGCGCGCCAGCACCAACGAGTTCCTGCTGCTCATCATCTTCCTGGCGCTGGGCGTCCTGATCTTCGCCACCATGATCTACTACGCCGAGCGCATCGGCGCCGACCCCGACGACCCCACCGCCGCCAAGCACACCAACTTCAAGAACATCCCCATCGGCTTCTGGTGGGCCGTGGTCACCATGACCACGCTGGGCTACGGGGACATGTACCCCGAGACCTGGTCGGGCATGCTGGTGGGGGCGCTGTGCGCTCTGGCCGGCGTGCTGACCATCGCCATGCCCGTGCCCGTCATCGTCAACAACTTTGGGATGTACTACTCCCTGGCCATGGCCAAGCAGAAGCTgcccaagaagaagaacaagcaCATCCCCCGCGCGCCACAACCCGGATCCCCCAACTACTGCAAGCCCGACGCCCTCGCGATGGCAACCGCATCGCCGCAAAGGCTCCTGGGAAATGTGCTAGGTGGCGTCATAGGATCTGGAGGATTGGCGGGAGACTGCCCCCTGGCTCAGGAGGAGATTATAGAGATCAACAGAG aCTCCAAGCAGAACGGCGACGCCGCCTCGGCCGCCCTGGCCAACGAGGACTGCCCCAACATCGACCAGGTGCTGAGCCCCGACGAGAGGAGCCCCGCCGTgagggggggtccggggggcggcgggggggggctggggaacAGCCGCGAGCGCTACCAGCAGGACCGCGCCTGCTTCCTCCTCAACACCAGGGAGTTCCGCACCACCGATGGCAACGTTCGCAAAG